In a single window of the Subtercola sp. PAMC28395 genome:
- a CDS encoding heavy metal translocating P-type ATPase, whose amino-acid sequence MTTTTPHQRTLVLRYPVVSATVLVGLAGVALWMIGFSHAVPWLFSVFAIAVAAVESWAMVNQLRKGIFGIDVLAVIAIVATVAVGEYIASLIIVLMVAGGKALEDFAQGRAQRELSALLSREPQIAHRQTPGSDRIDDIAASAVVIGDLILVRSGEVVPVDGELVSASAAFDESSLTGESLPVTRVTGDPVLSGSVNGNTAATIAATSLAADSQFQSIIALVKEASVNRAPVVRLADRYAIPFTVVSLIIGITAWVVSGDPVRFAEVLVLATPCPLVLAAPVAFMGGMSRAARNGIIVKGGGVLERLARTRTVVFDKTGTLTHGKPAIARIDVIPPFSETQALTLAASAEQFSSHVLASSIVEAAKDRGLTLRDVTSSTESAAQGVSAVVGTNTVDVGTLAFIEAASPQVQQATIVGGELAIYLAIDGSFAGSIIATDPVRESARDTIDRLRQLGVTEVVMLTGDAQATADFVAGEVGITQVQANCLPADKVRAVKALPQRPVLMVGDGVNDSPVLASADIGIAMGARGATAASESADAVILVDDIAVVVRAVQIGRDTVRIALQSIWLGISLSVVLMVIASFGFIPATVGAGIQEVVDLATILNALRAIRPKERAVTLAPSRRPSPAVPAVSK is encoded by the coding sequence ATGACGACCACCACGCCCCACCAACGAACGCTCGTGCTTCGCTACCCTGTCGTTTCGGCGACGGTGCTTGTCGGTCTGGCAGGTGTGGCCCTCTGGATGATCGGCTTCAGCCATGCCGTGCCCTGGCTGTTCAGCGTGTTCGCCATAGCGGTCGCTGCCGTGGAGTCCTGGGCAATGGTGAACCAGCTGCGCAAGGGGATCTTCGGCATCGATGTGCTCGCTGTGATCGCTATCGTGGCGACAGTCGCCGTCGGTGAATACATCGCGAGCCTGATCATCGTGCTCATGGTGGCGGGCGGCAAGGCACTCGAGGACTTCGCACAGGGGCGTGCCCAGCGTGAACTCTCGGCACTTCTCAGCCGCGAACCACAGATTGCCCACCGCCAGACCCCCGGCTCCGATCGCATCGACGACATTGCCGCATCTGCTGTCGTGATCGGCGATCTGATCCTCGTGCGCTCTGGTGAGGTGGTCCCCGTCGACGGTGAACTGGTTTCGGCCAGCGCAGCATTCGATGAGTCATCGCTCACGGGTGAGAGCCTGCCGGTTACGCGGGTTACGGGAGACCCCGTGCTCAGCGGTTCGGTCAACGGCAATACGGCGGCGACGATCGCAGCGACGTCGCTCGCCGCTGACAGCCAGTTCCAGAGCATCATCGCGCTCGTCAAGGAAGCATCTGTCAATCGAGCTCCCGTGGTTCGGCTGGCCGACAGGTACGCCATTCCGTTCACCGTCGTATCACTCATCATCGGGATCACGGCCTGGGTCGTGTCTGGTGACCCCGTGCGGTTTGCCGAAGTACTCGTTCTCGCAACGCCGTGCCCGCTCGTGCTCGCCGCGCCCGTCGCGTTCATGGGGGGAATGAGCCGCGCTGCTCGAAACGGAATCATCGTCAAAGGTGGGGGTGTACTCGAGCGACTCGCCCGAACCAGAACAGTGGTCTTCGACAAGACAGGCACACTGACGCACGGCAAGCCGGCCATAGCCCGAATCGATGTGATACCTCCGTTCAGCGAGACCCAGGCCCTGACGCTGGCCGCATCGGCCGAGCAGTTCTCCTCCCACGTGCTTGCATCATCGATCGTCGAGGCGGCCAAAGACAGGGGCCTGACGCTTCGGGACGTCACCAGCTCGACAGAATCGGCGGCCCAGGGAGTGAGTGCGGTCGTTGGCACCAATACGGTCGACGTCGGCACTCTCGCCTTCATCGAAGCGGCGTCCCCCCAGGTGCAGCAGGCAACCATCGTCGGCGGCGAGCTCGCGATCTACCTCGCGATCGACGGGAGCTTCGCCGGCAGCATCATCGCCACCGATCCCGTCAGGGAGTCGGCGCGCGACACGATCGATCGGCTCAGGCAACTGGGAGTCACGGAGGTCGTGATGCTCACCGGCGATGCGCAGGCCACGGCCGACTTTGTCGCGGGCGAGGTCGGAATCACGCAGGTGCAGGCCAACTGCCTTCCCGCCGACAAGGTCAGGGCTGTGAAGGCGCTTCCCCAGAGACCCGTGCTCATGGTCGGAGACGGCGTCAACGACTCTCCCGTTCTCGCCTCGGCAGACATCGGTATCGCGATGGGTGCGCGGGGTGCCACAGCGGCGAGCGAGTCAGCTGATGCGGTCATCCTGGTCGACGACATCGCCGTGGTGGTGCGCGCGGTGCAGATCGGCCGCGACACGGTTCGCATCGCTCTCCAGAGCATCTGGCTCGGAATCAGCCTCAGTGTTGTGCTCATGGTCATCGCCTCGTTCGGGTTCATTCCCGCAACGGTCGGAGCCGGCATTCAGGAGGTGGTCGATCTCGCGACGATTCTGAACGCGCTGCGGGCGATCAGGCCGAAGGAGCGGGCCGTCACTCTGGCGCCGTCACGCCGGCCGTCTCCGGCAGTCCCTGCAGTCTCGAAGTAG
- a CDS encoding universal stress protein — protein sequence MDQTTIPIDEAGITPSASEANLRDLQPVPEGTIVVGHDGSAESDGALTVALDLAHRLAAPLVIVRCWTIDDKLAVFRNADGTILSFTEVTGIVRARLTAELAERVAEHPELVVHYRSALAQPGELLESLSADALMLVVGSRGRGKITGFMLGSVSNHCVHHAPCPVLVVPPRDRRHLPHHDL from the coding sequence ATGGACCAGACAACGATTCCCATCGATGAAGCCGGGATCACGCCTTCTGCCTCAGAGGCGAATCTCCGTGACCTGCAACCCGTGCCAGAGGGAACCATTGTGGTCGGCCACGACGGTTCGGCCGAGTCAGACGGCGCCCTGACGGTAGCCCTGGATCTGGCGCATCGCCTCGCTGCGCCCCTCGTCATCGTGCGCTGCTGGACGATCGACGACAAGCTGGCCGTCTTCCGCAACGCCGACGGAACGATTCTCTCGTTCACCGAGGTCACCGGCATCGTGCGTGCACGCCTCACAGCGGAATTGGCAGAACGAGTCGCCGAACATCCGGAGCTCGTCGTGCACTACCGGTCAGCACTTGCGCAACCGGGTGAACTCCTCGAATCCCTCTCTGCCGATGCCCTGATGCTCGTCGTCGGCTCACGTGGCCGGGGAAAGATCACGGGATTCATGCTCGGCTCGGTGAGCAACCACTGCGTCCATCACGCCCCGTGCCCCGTACTGGTGGTGCCGCCCCGAGATAGACGCCATCTTCCCCACCATGACCTCTGA
- a CDS encoding HdeD family acid-resistance protein, with amino-acid sequence MSTPSGSTTTYSFHTEDLTAQAVTFYKIALWIGAVLSVVIGIVVLIWPQSTLEVVAFFFGLYFFIVGLVRVVVGIVNKDLSTGIRVLSIILGVFLLVAGVFALKNPLASLVVLALLIGISWITEGIIALTQVANDRSKAFGIVLGILSIVAGIIFIFVPIWSLAVLTVFAAWTLIVLGVFQAISAITLGKAAKGI; translated from the coding sequence GTGTCAACGCCATCAGGTAGCACCACCACCTATTCCTTCCACACCGAAGACCTCACCGCGCAGGCTGTGACGTTCTACAAGATCGCTCTCTGGATCGGCGCGGTACTCTCGGTCGTCATCGGCATCGTCGTGCTGATCTGGCCGCAGTCCACCCTCGAGGTCGTGGCGTTCTTCTTCGGGCTCTACTTCTTCATCGTGGGCCTGGTTCGGGTGGTCGTCGGTATCGTCAACAAAGACCTGTCCACGGGCATCCGGGTGCTCAGCATCATTCTCGGGGTGTTCCTGCTGGTGGCCGGTGTCTTCGCCCTGAAGAACCCACTCGCCTCGCTGGTCGTTCTCGCGCTGCTGATCGGCATCTCGTGGATCACCGAGGGCATCATCGCCCTGACGCAGGTCGCGAACGACCGCTCCAAGGCGTTCGGCATCGTGCTGGGCATCCTGTCGATCGTCGCCGGCATCATCTTCATCTTCGTGCCGATCTGGTCGCTCGCGGTGCTCACTGTCTTCGCGGCGTGGACGCTCATCGTGCTGGGAGTCTTCCAGGCGATTTCGGCCATCACCCTGGGCAAGGCCGCCAAGGGCATCTAG
- a CDS encoding NUDIX hydrolase yields MTYDFTKSRVLLFDQDDRVLLFLTKAPVSTNPTRWVTPGGHVEPGESHLEAAVRELFEETGLQVAVHDLGSPILAREFSDERAPGVFKTNYEEWFTLRTERFTVSDANWTPEENVDMEASRWWGVGEIEESGELFEPDNLVSIIHAQLGDR; encoded by the coding sequence ATGACGTACGACTTCACCAAGTCCCGGGTCCTCCTGTTCGACCAGGATGACCGGGTGCTGCTCTTTCTGACGAAAGCTCCTGTCTCCACCAACCCCACCCGCTGGGTGACACCCGGTGGCCACGTGGAGCCGGGGGAGTCGCACCTCGAAGCAGCCGTACGCGAGCTCTTCGAGGAGACCGGGCTCCAAGTCGCGGTGCACGACCTTGGCTCACCCATCCTCGCTCGCGAATTCAGCGACGAGCGTGCGCCCGGCGTCTTCAAGACCAACTACGAAGAGTGGTTCACGCTTCGAACGGAACGATTCACCGTGTCCGATGCGAACTGGACGCCGGAGGAGAACGTCGACATGGAGGCGAGCCGGTGGTGGGGCGTGGGGGAGATCGAGGAGTCGGGCGAACTGTTCGAACCCGACAACCTCGTCTCGATCATCCATGCCCAGCTCGGCGACCGCTGA
- a CDS encoding GlsB/YeaQ/YmgE family stress response membrane protein, whose translation MIGLIISLIVIGLIAGAIARLVIPGRQNISIPMTILLGILGSFVGGFLGFLIFQHDPMDGFFQPAGIIGSIIGAIIVLFIWTRFAGRSAVRR comes from the coding sequence ATGATCGGTCTCATCATCAGCCTCATCGTCATCGGGCTCATCGCTGGCGCCATCGCGCGGCTCGTCATCCCTGGGCGACAGAACATCTCGATTCCGATGACCATCCTCCTTGGCATCCTCGGATCGTTTGTCGGCGGGTTCCTCGGCTTTCTGATCTTCCAGCACGACCCGATGGATGGCTTCTTCCAGCCAGCCGGAATCATCGGATCGATCATCGGCGCCATCATCGTGCTCTTCATCTGGACGCGATTCGCCGGCCGTAGTGCCGTGCGCCGCTGA
- a CDS encoding RNA polymerase sigma factor, whose translation MGSDDNTDSELLALLVIGDSSALSTLFDRYAPTVTRYAWAIVDTRADVEEVVQETFVTVWLKSSTIILPTTSLLPWLLVTCRNHAQNLRRRNDKHLSDELPDALDADPYANDEAREELRWVLDEIQRLDPIDRRICELCLIDGQTYAEAALQLGISVDAVKKRVSRTRARLRKAVTDNED comes from the coding sequence ATGGGTAGTGATGACAACACTGATAGCGAGTTACTGGCGCTGCTGGTCATCGGTGACTCCAGCGCCCTGTCGACATTGTTCGACCGATATGCACCAACAGTCACCCGCTACGCCTGGGCCATAGTGGACACCCGCGCAGACGTCGAGGAAGTCGTCCAGGAGACCTTCGTCACGGTCTGGCTGAAGAGCAGCACGATCATCCTGCCCACCACCTCGCTGCTCCCCTGGCTTCTCGTGACCTGCCGGAACCACGCACAAAACCTTCGACGTCGGAACGACAAACACCTCTCTGACGAACTGCCGGACGCCCTCGACGCCGACCCCTACGCAAACGACGAGGCTCGCGAAGAGCTCCGATGGGTACTCGACGAAATACAACGACTCGACCCCATCGACCGGCGCATCTGCGAACTCTGCCTCATCGACGGCCAAACATACGCCGAAGCCGCGCTACAGCTCGGCATCAGCGTCGATGCCGTGAAGAAACGAGTCTCCCGCACCCGCGCACGACTCCGAAAGGCGGTGACCGACAATGAGGACTGA
- a CDS encoding putative quinol monooxygenase produces the protein MTSSKENSMKTNQPGVVLRFQAKPGKGDELFQLCNDLHFTGDPDGPVDWSLNRDDSNPDVMWAFEFYRDQESFDRHYSNQQLDEPHQRVFDLLADEEGLDPSMRVDVHVAFTS, from the coding sequence ATGACCAGCAGCAAGGAGAATTCCATGAAGACAAATCAGCCAGGTGTGGTTCTACGCTTCCAGGCAAAGCCCGGCAAGGGCGACGAGCTGTTCCAGCTCTGTAATGACCTTCACTTCACAGGTGACCCGGATGGCCCTGTGGACTGGTCGCTCAACCGCGACGACAGCAACCCCGACGTGATGTGGGCATTCGAGTTCTACCGGGACCAGGAATCCTTCGATCGTCACTACTCGAACCAGCAACTGGACGAACCCCACCAGCGGGTGTTCGATCTGCTTGCTGACGAAGAAGGGCTGGACCCGTCGATGCGGGTCGACGTCCATGTCGCCTTCACGAGCTGA
- a CDS encoding response regulator transcription factor — translation MADSAAVRPLTVALVDDYDIVLTGLAHMFDHYRDRVVVAEIDANARLSDNVDIVLYDSFAQPESDHHEIGELVKNVKARKVVVYTWNFHPDFVESAQKQGVHGYLSKALPARELVAALEAVHGGATVVSPVSGRSTSSPGLDWPGRHEGFTDRESEILALITQGKNNAEVATLTYLSPNTVKSYIRSIYRKIGAASRTQAVLWGVANGFTPDHHRIDHWLGGP, via the coding sequence ATGGCAGATTCGGCAGCGGTACGACCTCTCACAGTGGCCCTCGTCGACGACTACGACATCGTGCTCACCGGATTGGCTCACATGTTCGACCACTATCGCGATCGCGTCGTCGTCGCGGAGATCGATGCCAATGCCCGCCTTTCCGACAACGTGGACATCGTGTTGTACGACTCGTTCGCCCAGCCAGAGTCCGATCACCACGAAATCGGCGAACTCGTGAAGAACGTGAAGGCACGGAAGGTGGTTGTCTACACCTGGAACTTCCACCCTGACTTCGTCGAGAGCGCCCAGAAGCAGGGGGTGCACGGGTATCTCTCCAAAGCGCTCCCGGCGCGCGAGCTTGTGGCGGCGCTCGAAGCGGTCCATGGCGGTGCGACTGTGGTGAGCCCGGTCTCGGGGCGTTCGACGAGTTCGCCCGGTCTCGACTGGCCCGGCCGGCACGAGGGGTTCACCGACAGGGAATCGGAGATTCTCGCCCTCATTACACAGGGGAAGAACAACGCCGAGGTTGCCACGCTGACGTATCTCAGCCCGAACACAGTGAAGTCGTACATTCGGAGCATCTATCGCAAGATCGGTGCCGCGAGTCGTACGCAGGCCGTGTTGTGGGGGGTAGCCAACGGGTTCACGCCGGATCATCACCGGATCGACCACTGGCTGGGTGGGCCATGA
- a CDS encoding pyridoxamine 5'-phosphate oxidase family protein, with product MFDTVGTSSILDPLDAWGRLRSRGVGRLAVSDNGNPDIFPINYLASADQILIRTAPGTKLTKLMLNESVALETDHYDAETAWSVVVKGTARHLTDEDSIRAARDSPLWSWMPRSTDAFVVITPTEVTGRAFAGH from the coding sequence GTGTTCGACACCGTCGGTACCAGTTCGATTCTCGACCCCCTCGACGCCTGGGGTCGGTTGCGCAGCCGCGGTGTGGGCCGCCTCGCCGTCAGCGACAACGGCAACCCCGATATCTTTCCCATCAACTACCTTGCATCGGCCGACCAGATCCTGATTCGCACGGCTCCCGGTACGAAACTCACGAAATTGATGCTGAACGAGAGTGTCGCTCTCGAAACAGATCACTACGACGCAGAGACGGCCTGGAGCGTCGTGGTGAAAGGGACAGCACGGCACCTGACCGACGAAGACAGCATCCGAGCGGCCCGCGACAGCCCCCTGTGGTCGTGGATGCCTCGCTCGACAGATGCGTTCGTCGTGATCACTCCCACTGAGGTCACCGGGCGGGCCTTTGCCGGTCACTGA
- a CDS encoding toxin-antitoxin system YwqK family antitoxin, giving the protein MTDDQALNSADDHGRKTGPWSEVDSHGGMISGVYVDGERQGTWRHEFVDGSLRSEGEYDHGMLHGAWTWYRANGGLLQRGGFFEDEKHGRWERWKADGTPLDTTEWVHGKKRR; this is encoded by the coding sequence ATGACCGACGACCAAGCTCTCAACAGTGCGGACGATCACGGCCGAAAGACGGGTCCCTGGTCGGAGGTCGACTCGCACGGCGGAATGATCTCCGGTGTGTATGTCGACGGTGAACGTCAGGGCACGTGGAGGCACGAATTTGTCGACGGGTCTCTGCGATCCGAAGGGGAGTACGACCACGGAATGCTTCACGGTGCATGGACCTGGTATCGCGCGAACGGCGGTCTGCTCCAGCGTGGTGGCTTTTTCGAAGACGAGAAACACGGGCGTTGGGAACGATGGAAGGCCGATGGCACGCCACTCGATACGACGGAGTGGGTCCACGGTAAGAAGCGTCGCTGA
- a CDS encoding amylosucrase has product MTDHLTLHQENDESALPPLRDDTDYQRRLGEQLPRLTHLFGTLYGHGDEANAEFERLLDDAAGSWQRRSPDLKAHDARREADPGWFLSNRMLGGVCYVDLYATDLSGLARRLDYFEELGLSYLHLMPLFLAPEGNSDGGYAVSSYREVNPNLGTMADLGAVASELRGRDISLVVDFIFNHTSNEHEWAEKALAGDPEFEKYYHIYPDRMMPDRFEQTTREIFPDDHPGSFIRLDDGRWVWATFYSFQWDLNYANPAVFRAMAGEMLFLANQGVEILRMDAVAFIWKQLGTVCENLPEAHLLLQAFNAVCRIAAPSLLFKSEAIVHPDDVSKYISRDECQLSYNPLQMALIWSTLATRDVSLLSQALERRHTIDDQTAWVNYVRSHDDIGWTFADEDARELGIDPAEHRRFLNSFYVNRFEGSFARGVPFQDNPKTGDCRISGTTASLAGLEQGDDGAIGRIVLAHSIVLSTGGIPLVYLGDEVGQLNYYDYLDVPEHSGDSRWVGRPPYPEALYAERGDESTAAGTLYAAFRHLITVRAATPAFAGGRLTIFDTKNSHVLGFQRFGIAGGGTAPVTVFANFADTPQAIDELTLSGLESSVTDLVSGSTIDTTNALTLPAHGFVWLAG; this is encoded by the coding sequence GTGACCGACCATCTCACTCTTCACCAGGAGAACGACGAGAGTGCTCTCCCGCCATTGCGCGACGACACCGACTATCAGCGCCGCCTGGGCGAGCAGCTGCCGAGACTCACGCACCTCTTCGGCACCCTGTACGGGCACGGCGACGAAGCCAACGCAGAGTTCGAACGTCTTCTCGACGATGCCGCCGGTTCGTGGCAGCGTCGAAGCCCCGACCTCAAGGCGCACGATGCCAGACGCGAGGCCGACCCCGGCTGGTTCCTGTCGAACCGGATGCTCGGGGGTGTGTGTTACGTCGACCTCTACGCCACCGACCTCAGCGGCCTCGCACGCAGACTCGACTATTTCGAGGAGTTGGGGCTCTCGTACCTGCACCTCATGCCGCTGTTCCTGGCGCCGGAGGGTAACTCTGACGGAGGGTACGCCGTCTCGAGCTACCGCGAGGTCAACCCGAACCTCGGCACGATGGCAGACCTCGGCGCCGTGGCGTCAGAACTGCGGGGCCGGGACATCTCACTTGTGGTCGACTTCATCTTCAACCACACCTCCAACGAACACGAGTGGGCTGAGAAGGCACTCGCCGGCGACCCCGAGTTCGAGAAGTACTACCACATCTACCCCGACCGCATGATGCCCGACCGGTTCGAACAGACCACGAGGGAGATCTTTCCCGATGACCACCCGGGGTCGTTCATCCGGCTCGATGACGGGCGCTGGGTGTGGGCGACCTTCTATTCCTTCCAGTGGGACCTCAACTACGCGAACCCCGCAGTTTTCAGGGCGATGGCCGGCGAGATGCTCTTTCTCGCCAACCAAGGCGTCGAGATCCTGCGCATGGACGCCGTGGCGTTCATCTGGAAGCAGCTCGGAACGGTGTGCGAGAACCTCCCCGAAGCACACCTGCTCCTGCAGGCGTTCAACGCGGTGTGCCGCATCGCTGCCCCGAGCCTGCTCTTCAAGTCCGAAGCGATCGTGCACCCCGACGACGTGAGCAAGTACATCAGCCGCGACGAGTGCCAGCTCAGCTACAACCCCCTGCAGATGGCGCTGATCTGGAGCACGCTCGCGACCCGCGACGTATCGCTGTTGTCACAGGCGCTCGAACGCCGCCACACGATCGACGACCAGACGGCGTGGGTGAACTACGTTCGCAGCCACGATGACATCGGATGGACGTTCGCCGACGAAGATGCCCGCGAACTCGGCATCGACCCGGCAGAACACCGACGCTTTCTGAATTCGTTCTACGTGAATCGCTTCGAGGGCAGCTTCGCCCGTGGGGTGCCCTTTCAGGACAACCCGAAGACGGGTGACTGTCGCATCTCGGGCACAACGGCTTCCCTGGCAGGCCTGGAACAGGGTGATGACGGGGCTATCGGCCGCATCGTGCTGGCCCATTCGATCGTGCTGAGCACCGGCGGAATCCCGCTCGTCTACCTCGGCGACGAAGTCGGGCAACTGAATTACTACGACTACCTCGATGTGCCGGAGCATTCAGGTGACAGCCGCTGGGTCGGCAGACCCCCCTACCCCGAAGCACTCTATGCCGAGCGAGGTGATGAATCGACGGCTGCTGGCACCCTCTATGCCGCGTTCCGACACCTGATCACTGTACGCGCGGCGACCCCGGCGTTCGCGGGCGGGCGCCTCACCATCTTCGACACGAAGAACAGCCACGTTCTCGGGTTCCAACGATTCGGCATCGCAGGTGGTGGCACTGCACCCGTCACGGTGTTCGCGAACTTCGCTGACACACCCCAGGCGATCGACGAACTGACGCTGTCTGGCCTCGAATCCTCAGTCACCGATCTGGTGTCGGGCAGCACCATCGACACGACGAATGCGCTGACGCTGCCGGCACACGGGTTCGTCTGGCTGGCGGGCTGA
- a CDS encoding ATP-dependent DNA ligase: MGTLIYGPAAKSISIDDRDLAHLQAVILAKLRRGESFSFSWEKSADFGSGHNTVWVHPQMYFEFNYYGSKRIPLNREWIERLMVRANSAGGLELIPEKTS; encoded by the coding sequence ATGGGAACTCTCATCTATGGGCCGGCCGCAAAATCGATCTCCATCGACGACCGCGACCTCGCGCACCTGCAGGCCGTCATTCTGGCGAAACTGCGACGCGGCGAGAGCTTCTCGTTCAGCTGGGAGAAGTCTGCCGACTTCGGCAGCGGACACAACACGGTGTGGGTGCACCCGCAGATGTACTTCGAATTCAACTACTACGGATCGAAGCGGATTCCACTCAACCGCGAGTGGATCGAACGCCTGATGGTCAGGGCCAACAGTGCTGGCGGCCTCGAACTCATTCCAGAGAAGACCTCGTAA
- a CDS encoding dihydrofolate reductase family protein encodes MAVRIDLNISLDGVVAPSNPSPENPMGEDWGKIVAAYSATRTFRERVLHDTTGEGTTGVDDRYAAAYFEAVGAEIMGAGMFGFHSFPDDPDWRGWWGDEPPFRVPVIVLTHREHPPVDFANGTRFEFLSATPEEALARAREHAVDGDIRVGGGAGVARAFLAAGLVDRLHVAVSPVILGQGVRLWDDLRELDRDYTVTSEVAESGVIHITFARQT; translated from the coding sequence ATGGCAGTTCGCATCGACCTCAACATCTCGCTCGACGGCGTCGTCGCCCCCAGCAACCCGTCGCCCGAGAACCCGATGGGTGAGGACTGGGGCAAGATCGTAGCGGCCTACAGCGCCACACGTACGTTCCGCGAGCGCGTGCTGCACGACACGACGGGGGAGGGGACCACCGGCGTCGACGATCGCTACGCCGCCGCGTACTTCGAGGCGGTCGGCGCGGAGATCATGGGTGCCGGGATGTTCGGGTTCCACTCCTTTCCTGACGACCCTGACTGGCGGGGCTGGTGGGGTGACGAACCACCGTTCCGGGTGCCGGTGATCGTGCTGACCCATCGGGAACACCCGCCTGTCGACTTCGCGAACGGAACGCGCTTCGAATTCCTCTCTGCGACGCCCGAGGAAGCTCTCGCTCGTGCCCGTGAACATGCCGTCGACGGAGACATCCGGGTCGGCGGGGGAGCGGGCGTCGCCCGCGCCTTCCTGGCCGCGGGCCTGGTCGATCGCCTCCACGTCGCAGTCTCTCCGGTAATTCTCGGGCAAGGCGTGCGGCTCTGGGATGATCTACGGGAGCTCGACCGCGACTACACCGTCACCTCAGAGGTCGCCGAAAGCGGCGTCATCCATATCACCTTCGCCCGCCAGACATGA
- a CDS encoding VOC family protein, whose product MPTISVTSVMVDDQAKALAFYTEKLGFVPKTDVSLGEYRWLTVVGAGEPDGVELLLEPDAHPAAKVFKQALVADGIPYTSFTVDDVRAEYAELQERGVTFTMAPTAMGPVVAAVLDDTCGNLIQLTSPA is encoded by the coding sequence ATGCCCACAATCTCCGTCACCAGCGTGATGGTCGACGACCAGGCGAAAGCGCTCGCCTTCTACACCGAGAAGCTCGGTTTCGTGCCGAAGACCGACGTCTCGCTGGGGGAGTACCGCTGGCTGACGGTTGTCGGAGCGGGCGAGCCCGACGGTGTCGAACTGCTGCTGGAACCGGATGCTCATCCAGCCGCGAAGGTCTTCAAACAGGCTCTTGTGGCAGACGGAATCCCGTACACGTCTTTCACCGTCGACGATGTGCGGGCTGAATACGCGGAGCTTCAGGAGCGCGGAGTCACGTTCACCATGGCCCCGACCGCTATGGGGCCGGTGGTTGCTGCCGTGCTCGACGACACCTGCGGCAACCTGATCCAGCTCACCAGCCCCGCCTGA
- a CDS encoding Fpg/Nei family DNA glycosylase: protein MPELPEVTALVTDLGSKVIGRVIDRVDIVSFAALKTFDPPVSALARGTITGVSRHGKFLDFWVTPVGEQSSLHLVMHLARAGWIRWRDTEPVLSGRPGRTALAARLVLDDGSGLDITEAGTKKSLAIYVVRDASEVPGIHRLGPDPLDAGFTEEVFAQVLSTQGRSQIKGVLRNQSIIAGIGNAYSDEILHSARMSPFKPANMPTADVAALYAAMQSTLRTAIERADGLAASELKREKKSGLQVHGRAGLACPVCGDIVRQVIFADSTLEYCPSCQTGGRLLADRVLSRLLK, encoded by the coding sequence GTGCCCGAATTGCCTGAAGTCACGGCCCTCGTCACCGACCTCGGTTCGAAGGTGATCGGTCGTGTCATCGACAGGGTCGACATTGTTTCGTTCGCCGCACTCAAGACGTTCGATCCGCCCGTTTCGGCCTTGGCTCGGGGCACCATAACGGGAGTCTCACGGCACGGAAAGTTTCTCGACTTCTGGGTGACGCCGGTAGGGGAGCAGAGCAGTCTGCATCTTGTGATGCACCTTGCCCGCGCCGGTTGGATCAGATGGCGTGACACCGAACCGGTTCTCAGCGGCCGACCAGGCAGGACTGCCCTGGCCGCCCGCCTGGTGCTCGACGACGGGTCGGGCCTCGACATCACCGAGGCCGGTACGAAGAAGAGCCTCGCGATCTACGTCGTACGAGACGCCAGTGAGGTGCCGGGCATCCATCGACTGGGGCCCGACCCGCTCGACGCGGGCTTCACCGAGGAGGTGTTTGCGCAGGTACTGAGCACTCAGGGTCGGTCTCAGATCAAGGGGGTGCTTCGCAACCAGTCCATCATCGCTGGCATCGGCAATGCCTACTCTGACGAGATTCTGCATTCGGCCCGAATGTCGCCGTTCAAGCCCGCGAATATGCCCACGGCCGACGTCGCCGCCCTCTATGCGGCGATGCAGTCGACTCTGCGCACGGCGATCGAGCGTGCAGACGGCCTCGCGGCCTCCGAGCTGAAACGCGAGAAGAAGTCAGGGCTGCAGGTTCACGGGCGGGCCGGCTTGGCCTGCCCGGTCTGCGGTGACATTGTGCGACAAGTGATATTTGCCGATTCGACGCTCGAGTACTGCCCGAGCTGCCAGACCGGCGGCAGGCTGCTTGCCGACCGTGTGCTGTCACGTCTACTCAAGTAG